A window of the Alnus glutinosa chromosome 4, dhAlnGlut1.1, whole genome shotgun sequence genome harbors these coding sequences:
- the LOC133865536 gene encoding autophagy-related protein 11, which translates to MSSSITEDSVHGGKLLVQIAENGHSFELDCDETTPVEAVMRFIESESMISFNDQLVLCLDMKLDPQRPLSAYRLPSDDREVFIFNKARLQTNSPRPPPEQVDVLDIADPPSPSSTHNHHPLDNASDPALKALPSYERQFRYHYHRGHAIYSRSQVKYDNCLRLLRELEVQERALEVATGNLDQYYKMINQNYADFMKRYSQQRRVHSDLLLNFGRDIEKLRSIKLPPGVQTATRKCLLDFVKEENLQKSADTCSGSHRQFENKVSQFKQMFGEVKRKVEDLFASRTFSPTRNLEVMIKKDQQFINEQKSILQSLSKDVNTVKKLVDDCLSSQLSSSLRPHDAVSALGPMYDVHDKNNLPKMQACDHAISKLLDFCRDKKNEMNSFVHNYMQKIAYVTYVIKDAKLQFPVFREAMVRQDDLFMDLKLVHGIGPAYRGCLAEVVRRKASMKLYMGMAGQLAERLATKREDEVRRREEFLKAYGSYIPRDVLASMGLYDTPSQCDVNIAPFDTGLLDIDISDLDRYAPQYLAGLPFRGEKHGSLKGSFSLSNDSSHSAEVEEISVDTLEKYVSEELFEGCELVEIAGTSKMEVENAKLKAELASAIALICSLSHEVEYESLDDNKLDGILKNAAEKTAEALHLKDEYEKQLQSMLRMKQMQCVSYEKRIQELEQRLSDQYMQGQNLSSNKDTTDFALLAEKGEDGKPEILGSEAHTPCTSTYVSTSEPMDEVSCISNSLDAKLGLFTGQPVRAREGVDENMMDSSGIQNHQLDSSMLEPHRGELLVSDREGKDKMVGQLGMSFTNSSTAESMPEHLNILPSDPPAERGLDSKVRSDLLMELQSALADKSDQLTETNAKLKASMEEVALLRRELEASRKLIDESQMNCAHLENCLHEAREEAQTHLCAADRRASEYSALRASALKMRGLFERLRNCIHAPGGVAPFADSLHTLAQSLANSLNDNEDDDTADFRKCIRVLADKVSFLSRHREELLGKHLKAEATNEQLRKDLEEKKELVKTLYTKHQLEKQANKEKISFGRLEVHEIAAFVLSSAGHYEAITRNCSNYYLSAESVALFADHLPSRPNYIVGQIVHIERQTVKSSPPTSTRPEHGRADQTDHLTSDMGTDRLILNSGSALNPFGLPIGCEYFVVTVAMLPDTTIHSQPPS; encoded by the exons ATGAGTTCATCTATCACCGAAGATTCAGTTCATGGAGGCAAGCTTCTGGTTCAAATTGCTGAGAATGGACATTCATTTGAGCTCGACTGCGATGAAACCACGCCAGTTGAGGCGGTTATGAGGTTCATTGAATCCGAGTCGATGATTAGTTTCAATGACCAGCTTGTTCTCTGTTTGGATATGAAACTTGACCCGCAGCGGCCGCTTTCGGCATATAGGCTTCCTTCAGATGACCGGGAAGTGTTCATCTTCAATAAGGCAAGACTGCAAACCAATTCGCCGCGGCCTCCTCCGGAACAGGTTGATGTACTGGATATTGCAGACCCTCCATCACCGTCCTCGACACATAATCATCATCCGTTGGATAATGCTTCTGACCCTGCTTTGAAGGCTTTGCCTTCATATGAGCGGCAATTCAGGTACCATTACCACCGGGGGCATGCAATTTATAGTCGTAGCCAGGTGAAATATGATAACTGTTTGAGGCTTTTGCGGGAGCTAGAGGTTCAAGAGAGGGCATTGGAGGTTGCTACGGGTAATTTGGATCAATACTATAAGATGATTAACCAAAATTATGCGGACTTCATGAAACGTTATTCACAACAGCGCCGGGTTCATTCTGATCTCCTATTGAATTTTGGGAGGGATATTGAGAAATTGAGATCCATCAAGCTTCCCCCTGGTGTACAGACAGCTACTCGCAAGTGCCTACTGGATTTTGTGAAGGAAGAGAACTTGCAGAAGTCAGCTGATACTTGTAGCGGTTCCCACAGGCAGTTTGAGAATAAGGTTTCACAATTTAAGCAAATGTTTGGTGAGGTGAAACGCAAGGTTGAAGATTTGTTTGCTAGTAGGACCTTTTCTCCTACTAGGAACTTGGAGGTGATGATTAAGAAGGACCAGCAATTCATCAACGAACAAAAGAGTATACTGCAATCTTTGAG CAAAGATGTCAATACGGTGAAGAAACTTGTGGATGACTGTCTGTCCAGCCAATTATCTTCATCACTTCGTCCTCATGATGCAGTTTCAGCCTTGGGTCCTATGTATGATGTCCATGACAAGAATAACCTACCAAAGATGCAAGCTTGTGATCATGCAATTTCTAAGCTGTTGGACTTTTGCAGGGATAAGAAGAATGAAATGAACAGCTTTGTGCATAATTACATGCAAAAGATAGCTTATGTTACTTATGTCATCAAAGATGCAAAGCTACAGTTTCCTGTTTTTAGAGAGGCAATGGTGCGTCAGGATGATCTGTTTATGGACTTGAAGTTAGTCCATGGGATTGGCCCGGCATACAGAGGCTGCCTCGCAGAAGTTGTGAGAAGAAAGGCTTCAATGAAGCTTTACATGGGCATGGCTGGACAGTTGGCTGAAAGGCTTGCTACAAAGAGGGAGGATGAGGTGAGGAGGCGGGAGGAGTTTTTGAAGGCTTATGGTTCTTACATACCTAGGGATGTATTAGCATCCATGGGATTATATGATACCCCTAGTCAGTGTGATGTCAATATAGCTCCTTTTGACACTGGTTTGCTTGATATTGACATTTCAGACCTGGATCGATATGCTCCTCAGTATTTGGCAGGACTGCCTTTCAGGGGTGAGAAGCATGGAAGCTTAAAAGGTTCATTTTCTTTGTCTAATGACAGTTCTCATTCGGCTGAGGTTGAAGAGATTTCTGTGGACACGCTTGAGAAATATGTCTCTGAGGAGCTTTTTGAAGGCTGTGAGTTGGTGGAGATTGCTGGGACTAGCAAAATGGAAGTTGAGAATGCAAAACTGAAAGCTGAACTTGCTTCTGCaattgccttgatttgttctctcAGTCATGAAGTTGAATATGAATCTTTGGATGATAATAAGCTGGATGGTATATTGAAGAATGCTGCAGAGAAGACAGCTGAAGCCTTGCATCTGAAAGATGAATATGAGAAACAGCTACAATCTATGCTCAGGATGAAGCAGATGCAGTGCGTGTCGTATGAGAAACGCATTCAAGAATTGGAGCAGAGATTGTCTGATCAATATATGCAAGGGCAGAATCTCTCAAGTAACAAAGATACAACTGACTTTGCCCTTTTGGCTGAGAAGGGTGAGGACGGCAAGCCAGAAATCTTAGGTAGTGAAGCCCACACACCTTGCACATCTACATATGTATCTACATCCGAGCCCATGGATGAGGTTTCTTGTATCTCAAATTCTTTGGACGCAAAACTGGGGCTTTTCACTGGGCAACCAGTCAGAGCTCGAGAAGGGGTGGATGAGAATATGATGGATTCCTCCGGAATACAAAATCATCAGCTTGATTCCTCAATGTTGGAGCCACATCGCGGAGAATTGCTAGTCAGTGACAGAGAAGGGAAAGATAAGATGGTAGGACAGTTGGGCATGTCCTTTACAAACAGTTCCACTGCTGAGAGCATGCCTGAGCATCTGAATATTTTGCCTTCAGACCCACCAGCTGAGCGGGGTTTGGATTCCAAAGTTAGGAGTGATCTTTTGATGGAATTACAAAGTGCACTTGCAGACAAGTCAGACCAGTTGACTGAAACAAATGCCAAGCTTAAAGCTAGCATGGAGGAGGTTGCATTGCTTAGGAGGGAGTTGGAAGCAAGTCGGAAGCTCATTGATGAATCTCAG ATGAATTGTGCACACTTGGAGAATTGTTTGCATGAAGCAAGAGAGGAAGCCCAGACCCATCTTTGTGCAGCTGATCGGAGGGCCTCAGAGTATAGTGCACTACGTGCATCTGCCCTGAAAATGCGTGGCCTTTTTGAAAGACTTCGAAATTGTATTCATGCACCCGGTGGAGTAGCCCCTTTTGCAGATTCCTTGCATACTTTAGCTCAATCTTTGGCGAA TTCCCTCAATGACAATGAAGACGATGATACTGCCGATTTTCGAAAATGCATCCGGGTCCTTGCAGATAAAGTTAGTTTCTTGTCCAGGCACCGTGAAGAGCTACTTGGCAAGCACCTAAAGGCTGAAGCTACAAATGAACAGCTTAGGAAGGAtttagaagagaagaaagagctGGTTAAAACTTTATACACTAAACATCAACTTGAGAAGCAG gcaaacaaagaaaaaatatcttttGGCCGCTTGGAAGTTCATGAGATTGCTGCATTTGTTCTTTCCTCAGCTGGGCATTATGAGGCGATCACTCGGAACTGCTCAAACTACTACTTGTCTGCTGAATCTGTGGCCTTGTTTGCTGACCATCTTCCAAGCCGACCTAACTACATTGTTGGGCAGATTGTGCATATTGAACGCCAGACCGTAAAGTCATCGCCTCCTACTTCAACTAGACCTGAGCACGGTAGAGCGGATCAAACGGATCATCTGACCTCTGACATGGGGACCGATCGGTTGATCCTGAATTCAGGGTCAGCCTTGAACCCTTTCGGTCTCCCAATAGGCTGTGAATATTTCGTAGTGACAGTAGCTATGTTACCTGATACCACCATTCATTCACAACCCCCTTCCTGA